The genome window GGATGTATTTCGAGCGGAGTAAGACCGGCAGGGGATGCCAGCTATGGTTTTTCAAGAGGGCTGGCGTGGAGTGGTCGCCGGTGATAATGATGACGTCCGGGTTCAGTTTCAATATATCGGGCAGGACGGCGTCAAACTCCTCGATAACCCGAGCCTTGCCTTCGAAGTCCCCGTCCTCACCGGCGCTATCGGTTTTTTTCACATGGAAAAAGAAGAAATCGAAATCAGACCAGTATTTGCTCAGGGTTTCCACCTCACTGGCAGTGGTCTCACCCGTGGGAAGCACCTCCATGCCCACCAGGCGGGCCACACCACGATACATGGGGTAGGTGGCGATGGCCCCGGCCTTGAGGCCATAGATTTCAGGATAAAGAGGCAGGTCCGGCGCCTTGGCCAGGCCGCGCAAGTTGGCCCCATTGGCCGGGCGCTGGTCAGCCAGGATCTCGCTGGCCCGGGAGAGCCATCGGTTAAATAAATCGGCAGTGGCTTTGGCCTCAGGACGAGTCGGTTCCACTGGCAGGGGAGGCACGCCTACCTGCTGAGGATCGGTTTCCGTTAGTCCGTCAGCCAGGTCGTCACCCTGTAAGACCAGCACAAAGCGGTAATCCCTGACCGGTTCGATAAAGACCTCCACCCCTGGCAGGCTGATGTCCTTGAGCATCCCCACCAGTTCAATGCATTTTTCAGTGGGGATACGTCCGGCGCGGCGATCGGTGATAAAGCCTGTTTCAGGGTCCAGGGAGCAGAAGTTGCCTCGCGCCGCCACATCCCTTGGAGTCAGGTTGAAGCCAATACCCAGGGCCTCCAGGACGCCGCGGCCAATTTGATAAGCCAGGGGATCGTATCCGAAAAGAGAGAGGTGACCCGGGCCGCTGCCTGGTGTGATGCCTGGCAGAATCGGCACAGACAGGCCCAGCTCCGAGACCCTGGCCAAGGCATCCAGATGGGGCGTTCGGGCCTGCTCCAGTTCGGTCTTGCCTTCAGGAGTAAGCGGCAACCCTCCCAGCCCGTCCAGGACGATAAGGATAATTTTAGTTTCCGCGGGAATTTTAAGCTGCTTGATCAGGTCAATCCTGTTCATGATATTAGCCTCCAGTTCAAGGCCTGCTGGGCCTGCTGTTTTCCTAACCAGATTATGATAAAAGAGGTCAATTGACCACTACTTTTCCGAAAAGACCTTCCCCTTAAGGCTGATTTTTCTTTTATCTTCATCCGGGTGTTCCCGATAAAAGATGGCCACGTTTCCAATGAGGCCGACCATCTCGGCTTTTAATTTTTCTGTAACTTCTTGAGAAAGGATTTTCTTCTGATCTTTAAACGCATTGAACTTGACTTTGATGAGCTCATGGTCGTCAAGGGCCTGATCAATGCTGGCGAGCACGCTTTCGGTCAGGCCGCTTTTTCCAATCATAACAATTGGTTTTAAATTATGAGCCAGTCCGCGCAGATGCTTTCGCTCCGAACCCTTAAGCATGCTCATTTCTCCTGTCAAATAACTGCAACCTTAAGTCTGACTTCGCCAGGGCCCTGTCCATCGAGCCGCGCAAGGCATGATACACGAAAGACAACTTCAGCCCAGAAGAAGAAGAAAAAGGGGCAGCTTTTCAGCCAACCCCTTGTTTTAAATCCTGATACCTAATAGTTGCGCTGGATGAGTCCAGCAGACGTCACGCCTGTTTTTGATCTTTCAGCCACTTCACGGCCCCGCGATGCCGCCTCCAGGACAAATCAATCACTGAGACGCAAAAAATCGCCTCGGTCTTGTCCCCGAGACTGTAATAGTCTGGTAACTTAGCTGGCAGCCGTTTCTTCCTGGTCAGGTAGTCTTCAACGAATTGGTTCTGCTCGCGTGCCGTCTCAAGTGCGGCCAAGGCCCCTGCGGTGTCTTTGGCCAGGTATCTTTCAAGAACCCGTGACCAGTTAAAAACCGCGCCCCCATCCTGCTCGTATTCCTTAAGCAGCCAGCGTGCGCCCGCGAG of Deltaproteobacteria bacterium contains these proteins:
- a CDS encoding 2,3-bisphosphoglycerate-independent phosphoglycerate mutase, with the translated sequence MNRIDLIKQLKIPAETKIILIVLDGLGGLPLTPEGKTELEQARTPHLDALARVSELGLSVPILPGITPGSGPGHLSLFGYDPLAYQIGRGVLEALGIGFNLTPRDVAARGNFCSLDPETGFITDRRAGRIPTEKCIELVGMLKDISLPGVEVFIEPVRDYRFVLVLQGDDLADGLTETDPQQVGVPPLPVEPTRPEAKATADLFNRWLSRASEILADQRPANGANLRGLAKAPDLPLYPEIYGLKAGAIATYPMYRGVARLVGMEVLPTGETTASEVETLSKYWSDFDFFFFHVKKTDSAGEDGDFEGKARVIEEFDAVLPDILKLNPDVIIITGDHSTPALLKNHSWHPLPVLLRSKYIRPDHHQEFGERACATGGLGHIRHVDLMPLAMAHAGRLTKFGA
- the yhbY gene encoding ribosome assembly RNA-binding protein YhbY, coding for MSMLKGSERKHLRGLAHNLKPIVMIGKSGLTESVLASIDQALDDHELIKVKFNAFKDQKKILSQEVTEKLKAEMVGLIGNVAIFYREHPDEDKRKISLKGKVFSEK